The Comamonas sp. GB3 AK4-5 genome includes a region encoding these proteins:
- a CDS encoding cytochrome ubiquinol oxidase subunit I yields MNLDIVDLSRLQFAITALYHFLFVPLTIGLSILVAIMETVYVMTGRTIWRDMTKFWGVLFGINFAMGVATGVVMEFQFGMNWSYYSHYVGDIFGAPLAIEGLMAFFLEATFVGLFFFGWDRMSKVQHLVATWLVAIGSNFSALWILIANGWMQNPVGAAFNPQTMRMEVTDFFAVLTNPVAQAKFVHTVSAGYVTASLFVLGISAWYVLKGRHLHLAKRSMTVAASFGLAASLSVVVLGDESGYLSSEHQKMKLASIEAMWETEAAPAAFTAFGFPDSEARETHFAVHIPWAMGLIGTRSLNTEIPGIKELVKSAEGHIRAGIQAYDALQIIRTAKSDAEVPPDARAVFEDKGYALGYALLLKRYVDDPRQATEAQIAQAAKDTVPPVGPLFWTFRVMVGLGMFFIVLTAAFFWLSVRHKLDAYPWLLKLAVFSIPLPWIAAECGWVVAELGRQPWIIEGVLPTAMAVSHLGATTLLLTIAGFVLIYTVLFIIEMKLMARAIKKGPEHESEPHLSLYEPMIEKLARAQS; encoded by the coding sequence ATGAACCTCGACATCGTCGATTTATCGCGGCTGCAGTTCGCGATAACGGCGCTCTACCACTTTCTGTTCGTGCCACTCACGATCGGCCTGTCCATACTCGTTGCCATCATGGAAACGGTGTATGTGATGACCGGCCGCACCATCTGGCGCGACATGACCAAGTTCTGGGGCGTTCTGTTCGGTATCAACTTCGCCATGGGCGTGGCCACCGGCGTGGTGATGGAGTTCCAGTTCGGCATGAACTGGAGCTACTACAGCCACTATGTGGGCGACATCTTTGGCGCTCCGCTCGCCATTGAAGGCCTGATGGCCTTCTTCCTGGAAGCCACTTTCGTGGGCCTGTTCTTCTTCGGATGGGACCGCATGAGCAAGGTGCAGCACTTGGTGGCCACCTGGCTGGTGGCCATCGGCTCCAACTTCTCGGCGCTGTGGATTCTGATTGCCAACGGCTGGATGCAAAACCCCGTGGGCGCAGCCTTCAACCCGCAGACCATGCGCATGGAAGTCACCGACTTCTTCGCCGTGCTGACCAACCCGGTGGCCCAGGCCAAGTTTGTGCACACCGTCTCGGCCGGCTACGTGACGGCCTCGCTGTTCGTGCTGGGCATCTCGGCCTGGTATGTGCTCAAGGGCCGTCATTTGCACCTGGCCAAGCGCTCCATGACCGTGGCGGCCTCCTTCGGCCTGGCGGCCTCGCTGTCGGTGGTGGTGCTGGGCGATGAGTCCGGCTATCTGTCGTCCGAGCACCAGAAGATGAAGCTGGCCTCCATCGAAGCCATGTGGGAGACGGAAGCCGCACCGGCCGCCTTCACCGCCTTCGGCTTCCCCGACAGCGAAGCGCGCGAAACCCATTTCGCCGTGCACATTCCATGGGCCATGGGCCTGATCGGCACGCGTTCGCTGAACACCGAAATCCCCGGCATCAAGGAGCTGGTGAAGAGCGCCGAAGGCCATATCCGCGCCGGTATCCAGGCGTATGACGCGCTGCAAATCATCCGCACCGCCAAGAGCGATGCCGAGGTGCCGCCCGACGCCCGCGCCGTGTTCGAGGACAAGGGCTACGCCCTCGGTTATGCCCTGCTGCTCAAGCGCTATGTGGACGACCCGCGCCAGGCCACCGAAGCCCAGATCGCCCAGGCTGCCAAGGACACCGTGCCCCCCGTGGGCCCGCTGTTCTGGACCTTCCGCGTGATGGTGGGCCTGGGCATGTTCTTCATCGTGCTCACCGCCGCCTTCTTCTGGCTGTCGGTACGCCACAAGCTGGACGCCTACCCCTGGCTGCTGAAGCTGGCCGTGTTCTCGATTCCGCTGCCCTGGATTGCTGCCGAGTGCGGTTGGGTGGTGGCCGAGCTGGGTCGCCAGCCCTGGATCATCGAAGGCGTGCTGCCCACGGCCATGGCGGTGTCCCACCTGGGTGCCACCACGCTGCTGCTGACCATTGCCGGCTTTGTGTTGATCTACACCGTGCTGTTCATCATCGAGATGAAGCTGATGGCGCGTGCGATCAAAAAGGGCCCGGAGCATGAGAGCGAGCCCCACCTGAGCCTGTACGAGCCCATGATCGAAAAACTGGCGCGTGCGCAAAGCTAA